One window from the genome of Anopheles merus strain MAF chromosome 3R, AmerM5.1, whole genome shotgun sequence encodes:
- the LOC121596219 gene encoding uncharacterized protein LOC121596219 isoform X2 produces MQPPQRYIPSVSDLYGTDEIEFLLDEIRDLEPACCQLEDIQDFEIAGSRAGELSISLESPIGTCTSWDSHAHYRQRIGNTPLPWGVALHCDASHLTSPTGIVRILLVVSSAACLACECSAGTVQVGLFLLPLIGRLRLMVFCALFSLLVTCLMLFLDISHIALMFPFNWGRLNAWMYLTIGLLFIVGSSLLIHMVFFAEEFMWVPKHSKDTLFISAILGYICSIEACVLAALTKCPSQYRHVMDEYSEMCLEERELSPICSNDITNHNHTTASNDLSNHRSYNKIETGDSITPTCNQKPYIPVKRPDQSYNQRPTLGNMQKSNHRNRQGYHYQPIASTSRQSPTFVLDEDALPGPSSRSLDYSSA; encoded by the exons ATGCAACCACCCCAACGTTACATACCGTCAGTTTCTGATTTATACGGTACGGACGAAATAGAGTTCCTGCTGGACGAAATACGGGATCTCGAACCAGCCTGCTGTCAGCTGGAGGACATCCAG GACTTTGAAATAGCTGGCAGCAGAGCAGGGGAGCTTTCCATATCGCTCGAATCACCGATCGGCACGTGCACGTCCTGGGACTCGCATGCACATTACCGTCAAAGGATAGGGAACACACCGCTACCGTGGGGCGTTGCGCTGCACTGCGACGCCTCACATCTCACCAGCCCGACCGGCATCGTGCGGATACTGCTGGTG GTCTCATCCGCCGCATGTCTTGCCTGTGAGTGTTCCGCCGGCACGGTACAGGTCGGTCTGTTTCTACTGCCATTGATTGGGCGCCTGAGGTTGATG GTTTTTTGCGCCCTGTTCTCCTTGTTAGTCACCTGTTTGATGCTGTTTTTGGATATCTCACACATAGCGTTAATGTTTCCCTTCAACTGGGGAAGATTG AATGCATGGATGTACCTGACGATtggtttattatttattgtggGTTCATCATTGCTAATACATATGGTATTTTTCGCTGAAGAATTCATGTGGGTGCCAAAGCACTCGAAGGACACACTATTCATATCAGCG ATTCTTGGCTACATCTGCTCGATCGAAGCGTGCGTGCTGGCTGCACTGACAAAATGTCCGTCCCAGTACCGGCACGTCATGGACGAGTACAGCGAGATGTGTTTGGAGGAGCGCGAGCTGAGCCCCATCTGCAGTAACGACATCACCAACCACAACCACACTACGGCTTCGAACGATCTGTCGAACCATCGGAGCTATAATAAAATCGAAACGGGTGATAGCATTACGCCAACGTGTAATCAAAAACCTTACATACCAG TGAAACGTCCCGACCAATCGTACAACCAGCGACCTACCCTAGGTAATATGCAGAAGTCGAATCACCGCAATCGGCAGGGTTACCACTATCAACCAATCGCCTCAACCTCCCGGCAAAGTCCCACGTTCGTGCTGGACGAGGATGCGCTGCCGGGCCCATCGTCCCGCTCGCTCGACTACTCCAGTGCGTGA
- the LOC121596986 gene encoding uncharacterized protein LOC121596986: protein MGTERRMLLTLPFLFANNCSDDECGSNSEDVYHLVAQSRMQRNRFYPLDLSDKKFVNNYYVSKEIFLQIFTEIEPKFGPIVAKGLAVKEMLAATLRFLAEGSHENVMPTNATVVQSTFSIVFFY from the exons ATGGGTACTGAAAGAAGGATGTTGCTCACATTGCcgtttttatttgcaaacaaCTGCAGCGATGACGAATGCGGCAGCAATAGCGAAGACGTTTATCATCTCGTAGCTCAATCTCGAATGCAGCGGAATAGGTTTTATCCATTAGATCTTTCCGACAAGAA ATTCGTTAACAATTACTACGTTTCTAAGGAAATATTCCTACAAATATTTACTGAAATCGAACCCAAGTTTGGTCCAATCGTGGCAAAAGGACTGGCGGTGAAGGAAATGTTGGCCGCTACGTTGAGGTTCTTGGCAGAGGGAAGCCACGAGAACGTCATGCCCACGAATGCCACCGTTGTCCAGTCAacattttccatcgtttttttctactaa
- the LOC121596219 gene encoding uncharacterized protein LOC121596219 isoform X1, giving the protein MQPPQRYIPSVSDLYGTDEIEFLLDEIRDLEPACCQLEDIQVGHVFSSSFYFVSLDQFNCFLLYLVTTRHPIVVLLPTLQDFEIAGSRAGELSISLESPIGTCTSWDSHAHYRQRIGNTPLPWGVALHCDASHLTSPTGIVRILLVVSSAACLACECSAGTVQVGLFLLPLIGRLRLMVFCALFSLLVTCLMLFLDISHIALMFPFNWGRLNAWMYLTIGLLFIVGSSLLIHMVFFAEEFMWVPKHSKDTLFISAILGYICSIEACVLAALTKCPSQYRHVMDEYSEMCLEERELSPICSNDITNHNHTTASNDLSNHRSYNKIETGDSITPTCNQKPYIPVKRPDQSYNQRPTLGNMQKSNHRNRQGYHYQPIASTSRQSPTFVLDEDALPGPSSRSLDYSSA; this is encoded by the exons ATGCAACCACCCCAACGTTACATACCGTCAGTTTCTGATTTATACGGTACGGACGAAATAGAGTTCCTGCTGGACGAAATACGGGATCTCGAACCAGCCTGCTGTCAGCTGGAGGACATCCAGGTAGGccatgttttttcttcttctttttatttcgtttctcTGGACCAATTTAACTGTTTTCTCTTGTACCTTGTGACGACCCGTCACCCGATTGTGGTGCTTCTCCCCACTTTGCAGGACTTTGAAATAGCTGGCAGCAGAGCAGGGGAGCTTTCCATATCGCTCGAATCACCGATCGGCACGTGCACGTCCTGGGACTCGCATGCACATTACCGTCAAAGGATAGGGAACACACCGCTACCGTGGGGCGTTGCGCTGCACTGCGACGCCTCACATCTCACCAGCCCGACCGGCATCGTGCGGATACTGCTGGTG GTCTCATCCGCCGCATGTCTTGCCTGTGAGTGTTCCGCCGGCACGGTACAGGTCGGTCTGTTTCTACTGCCATTGATTGGGCGCCTGAGGTTGATG GTTTTTTGCGCCCTGTTCTCCTTGTTAGTCACCTGTTTGATGCTGTTTTTGGATATCTCACACATAGCGTTAATGTTTCCCTTCAACTGGGGAAGATTG AATGCATGGATGTACCTGACGATtggtttattatttattgtggGTTCATCATTGCTAATACATATGGTATTTTTCGCTGAAGAATTCATGTGGGTGCCAAAGCACTCGAAGGACACACTATTCATATCAGCG ATTCTTGGCTACATCTGCTCGATCGAAGCGTGCGTGCTGGCTGCACTGACAAAATGTCCGTCCCAGTACCGGCACGTCATGGACGAGTACAGCGAGATGTGTTTGGAGGAGCGCGAGCTGAGCCCCATCTGCAGTAACGACATCACCAACCACAACCACACTACGGCTTCGAACGATCTGTCGAACCATCGGAGCTATAATAAAATCGAAACGGGTGATAGCATTACGCCAACGTGTAATCAAAAACCTTACATACCAG TGAAACGTCCCGACCAATCGTACAACCAGCGACCTACCCTAGGTAATATGCAGAAGTCGAATCACCGCAATCGGCAGGGTTACCACTATCAACCAATCGCCTCAACCTCCCGGCAAAGTCCCACGTTCGTGCTGGACGAGGATGCGCTGCCGGGCCCATCGTCCCGCTCGCTCGACTACTCCAGTGCGTGA
- the LOC121596983 gene encoding CDK5RAP3-like protein, which translates to MNEAEIPIDIAAGKLLDWLISRRIVDKNWHLHIRNIRNKISNAITDMPEHDELLQLLSGAHINYFHCLRIVDILKTTEADSKNVFGRYGSQRMKDWQEIVKMYEKDNLYLAEAAQILVRNISYEIPGIRKQIKHLEQLSEEADKKVEDLERSEKVVMAEYQNMCKQLGVTGTNLRQELVDKVFNDLPGMLTKVASSVAPLKKTVELYASFMNDAECLTLLKHVLAKGNTTVYEFVYGEPPLSIEEPPVKFVTEQQQEAADDGGAIDFGDDDGGAIDFGDASGLDLDAPVELEVGDIDWGAADEGADPALAGANDGNVIDFNISLEESGIVVEEDGNLGGVAKGDEAFTVLDAQQYRDRFVNDLLELQSFLKMRLHQLGSADKAQVLAFAIMDNFKDHDEKTVASMLAEVEVVYAGVTDELLQHLLQIKHSPVYVDILTSNVKQKLTSIDKMKETALMKREKSVSFKQQSVELKPTQAKIVEQTKTLQGQIEKDISKRYKNRPVNLYGTNL; encoded by the exons ATGAAT GAAGCGGAAATTCCGATCGACATCGCCGCTGGCAAGCTGCTGGATTGGTTGATTTCCCGACGAATCGTTGACAAAAATTGGCACTTGCATATCCGCAACATTCGTAACAAAATCAGCAATGCCATCACGGACATGCCCGAGCACGACGAGCTGTTGCAGCTGCTGTCCGGTGCAC ATATCAACTATTTCCACTGTCTGCGGATCGTGGACATTCTGAAGACCACGGAAGCCGACTCGAAGAACGTGTTTGGCCGTTACGGTAGCCAGCGCATGAAGGACTGGCAGGAGATTGTAAAGATGTACGAAAAGGATAACCTGTACCTGGCGGAAGCGGCCCAAATACTGGTGCGCAACATCAGCTACGAAATCCCGGGCATACGCAAACAGATCAAGCACCTGGAGCAGCTGAGCGAGGAAGCGGACAAGAAGGTGGAGGATCTGGAACGCTCCGAAAAGGTGGTGATGGCGGAGTATCAAAACATGTGCAAGCAGCTGGGCGTTACGGGTACAAACCTGCGGCAGGAGCTGGTGGACAAAGTGTTCAACGACTTACCCGGCATGCTCACGAAGGTGGCCAGTTCGGTAGCGCCGCTGAAGAAAACGGTCGAACTTTACGCCTCGTTTATGAACGATGCGGAGTGCTTGACACTGTTGAAGCACGTGCTGGCCAAGGGTAACACTACCGTGTACGAGTTTGTGTACGGTGAGCCACCGCTCTCGATCGAAGAACCGCCGGTCAAGTTTGTcacggagcagcagcaagaggCGGCAGATGATGGTGGTGCAATCGATTTTGGGGACGACGATGGTGGTGCGATCGATTTTGGCGATGCAAGTGGGCTGGATCTCGATGCACCGGTCGAGCTGGAGGTTGGCGATATTGATTGGGGAGCGGCGGATGAGGGTGCCGATCCGGCCCTGGCAGGAGCGAACGATGGCAATGTGATCGATTTTAACATTTCCCTGGAAGAGAGTGGTATCGTCGTGGAGGAGGACGGTAATCTGGGTGGCGTTGCCAAAGGCGACGAAGCGTTCACCGTTCTCGATGCACAGCAGTACCGGGACCGGTTCGTGAACGATCTGTTGGAGCTACAGTCGTTCTTGAAAATGCGCCTCCATCAGCTGGGAAGCGCAGATAAGGCGCAGGTACTGGCGTTTGCCATTATGGACAATTTTAAGGACCACGACGAAAAGACGGTGGCAAGTATGCTGGCCGAGGTGGAAGTCGTGTACGCGGGTGTGACGGACGAGCTGTTGCAGCATTTGCTTCAGATCAAACATTCCCCAGT GTACGTGGACATTTTGACCTCGAACGTGAAGCAAAAACTAACGTCGATCGATAAGATGAAGGAGACGGCACTGATGAAGCGGGAAAAATCGGTCAGCTTCAAGCAGCAGAGCGTCGAGCTGAAACCGACGCAGGCAAAAATCGTGGAGCAGACGAAAACGCTCCAAGGGCAGATAGAGAAGGACATTTCCAAGCGGTACAAAAACCGCCCCGTCAACCTTTACGGTACTAATCTGTAG
- the LOC121596119 gene encoding gamma-secretase subunit Aph-1 → MTVVEFFGCSFLAFGPPVAMFALTIAHDPIRIIILIAASFFWLVSLLLSSTVWLAFHPVTSKVTFGLICSVFIQEGFRYLMYMVLRKTESGLQEVTDIVRIADYRHILSYASGLGFGIISGAFSLVNILADSVGPATVGLKAASDIFMLISAAQSLAMILLHTFWSVIFFNACDVKNYYHLGYVVASHLFVSCMTLLNASGLYAVTLLISYTMVGITGAIAFQVAGGTVASFRKFLTCK, encoded by the exons ATGACGGTGGTGGAATTTTTCGGCTGCAGCTTTCTAGCGTTCGGACCACCGGTCGCTATGTTTGCCCTCACGATAGCGCACGATCCGATCCGCATTATCATCCTGATTGCTGCATCCTTCTTTTGGCTGGTATCGTTGCTACTTTCGTCAACCGTTTGGTTAGCATTTCATCCCGTCACCTCAAAGGTTACCTTCGGGTTGATATGCTCCGTTTTCATTCAG GAAGGATTCCGCTACCTGATGTACATGGTACTCCGCAAGACGGAAAGTGGCCTACAAGAGGTGACGGACATCGTGCGCATTGCCGACTATCGACACATTCTTTCGTACGCTTCTGGGTTGGGCTTTGGCATCATCAGTGGAGCATTTTCGCTGGTCAACATTCTGGCGGACTCGGTCGGACCGGCAACGGTGGGACTAAAGGCGGCCTCGGACATCTTCATGCTGATCAGTGCCGCCCAATCGCTCGCCATGATCCTGCTGCACACCTTCTGGAGCGTCATCTTTTTCAATGCTTGCGATGTGAAGAATTACTATCACCTCGGCTACGTGGTGGCAAGCCATCTGTTCGTTTCCTGTATGACGCTGCTGAACGCGAGCGGCCTGTACGCCGTCACGCTGCTCATTTCGTACAcgatggtcggcattactggCGCGATAGCGTTCCAGGTGGCCGGCGGTACCGTCGCATCCTTCCGAAAGTTTCTCACGTGCAAGTGA
- the LOC121596985 gene encoding peptidyl-prolyl cis-trans isomerase E: protein MTSDKRTVYVGGLSEEVTEKLITDAFIPFGDLVDIQMPIDYESQKHRGFAFIEFENAEDAAAAVDNMNDSELCGRTIRVNTAKPQRIKEGSNRPVWADDNWLQKHAGATLKNDGENGAEQPMDTGTDEVQPKEPKAAEEKKRNPQVFFDIRIGNSDVGRIIMVLRADVVPKTAENFRALCTGEQGFGYKGSTFHRIIPEFMCQGGDFTANNGSGGKSIYGKKFADENFILKHTGFGVLSMANSGPNTNGSQFFICTEKTDWLDGKHVVFGNVISGADVVRKMERCGSKGGRVQQKVTIVACGEVKG from the exons ATGACGAGCGACAAACGCACCGTGTACGTCGGGGGCCTCTCGGAGGAGGTGACAGAGAAGCTAATTACCGACGCATTCATCCCGTTCGGCGACCTGGTCGACATACAGATGCCAATCGACTACGAGTCACAGAAGCACCGTGGGTTTGCCTTCATCGAGTTTGAAAACGCGGAAGAtgcggccgccgccgtcgACAACATGAACGATTCGGAGCTGTGCGGACGGACGATACGCGTCAACACGGCGAAACCGCAGCGCATCAAGGAGGGCAGCAATCGGCCGGTCTGGGCCGACGACAACTGGTTGCAGAAGCACGCCGGGGCAACGCTCAAGAACGATGGGGAGAATGGTGCCGAGCAGCCGATGGACACCGGCACGGACGAGGTGCAGCCGAAGGAACCGAAAGCGGCGGAAGAGAAGAAGCGCAACCCGCAGGTGTTCTTCGACATACGGATAGGGAACAGTGATGTCGGCCGCATCATCATGGTGCTGCGGGCAGATGTGGTGCCCAAGACGGCAGAAAACTTCCGTGCACTCTGCACCGGCGAACAGGGCTTTGGCTACAAGGGATCGACCTTTCATCGCATCATACCGGAgttt ATGTGCCAAGGGGGTGATTTTACTGCAAACAACGGCTCGGGCGGAAAATCCATCTACGGTAAGAAGTTTGCGGACGAAAACTTCATCCTTAAGCATACCGGGTTCGGTGTGCTTTCGATGGCGAACTCTGGCCCAAACACGAATGGATCCCAGTTTTTCATCTGTACGGAAAA AACTGACTGGCTCGACGGAAAGCATGTCGTGTTTGGTAACGTTATTAGCGGCGCCGATGTGGTACGAAAAATGGAACGCTGTGGATCGAAGGGCGGACGAGTGCAGCAGAAGGTGACGATTGTCGCCTGTGGTGAAGTGAAgggttaa
- the LOC121596116 gene encoding coiled-coil and C2 domain-containing protein 2A encodes MQSTKMSESVGLKSPKKRRARHRYRRRSSGKPTVGTKPQSKPSSPPPVAAADASVRAERDHRHRKAKVDPRFLQEEREVIASLERLKVTSDVDGANSKPSLHEIDRAILFFTDVLPDEEFFDAEDTEPEAALPIGTDEVPQKTPSPRSSSSNEADTPTHLASSYFQAEDGTPVVVPWKLQKYTFCDEDLLYYRPAATLPESRATLEQVCVIDPNVESSDMEGDRARRIEKPPVSVANKNRMMNRLLEEEQEEWFDASGELVDFRCYIESQTRVRGFCSKTFVPFFVEPMPLAKTLERLPMERTVKILIGRVRFDAHPSLEEVVRLRLRIVELYKQYYRIRKLNRKEALQAKLDELRDGSGDAGEELQEPEEPVVSYEKKMARREYRNLLYQEIRTERHLAQQILELWEELKAKHQDGCGLKMSVNSQDTDEDRDGSDWQDRYELELHETLEEEQELYLRDKQEYKAYLRDLALEHRTDINESVPSMQKPKKPDISKIKKEFRVLFDETFRAPGEPLVDIVLRRDQERRSDPSGVPSGRDLLFKMKLFIDGNHVASTKARHFETDDRTMIDFNTSFSVKLTTKIPETIALHLYEKNRMMMKSKRAELFLPLPSSEELYEDVDFVDYQFSSGKPYQAQTYTNGTVELRIGWMEPSDGSFPSPSQRRTVPKRVVVPRELLRRWIDDRALDSENEPNAGTDAALLRALNETEPTTSQERDRRRSKDSAQAADESDETEFLFNEDLLAFCSEETIEQNERLNMLSKRFQCSLKYRDAKFIPQTERELAVDGIEEQSMKIIDETLGTDPIDLQRHRGKRHLQKVYDTISNHCRVLNQDKVNNANLLVGGDQVPSFGSLSLAFLEIFGPRRPLKPSRRSPNSRASVRVSDVTRFKIIVTIVRAFGIPMRMEDYQTGAVGRRNSNMSSSNGRFSFRTSNVRPYIAVSLKDRIFRTSTADGTAPTWNEQLEVPLDCSTDQIRKHLHIDLYDEYMEDLLEDDRTRPTEVYQRISSRWLGQLRIPISTIYLNQRLEGTFEIKTPPILFGYDRQMQDHPTTELVDNYGNPIGLLGGGVGTGVSGLPDMRELTHVTLFISLEPLIERPSLDTGGLECVELERIKTRIYLWYEEYRHEFPSRAVVPPMVTLLGGKRICATRLLGPLPIPFPIDELAETMIRRYVSLIPVHYSVDPCSQLSGVWLTNKEILTMMCGSPKDLGVLLACFYLQLGYEVWLIFGNSVLMGDTTFVLLLDGGEFFVVDPCSGKRYSSTDTYCPLNRIYLIVGPDNVWGNIQKENRVFLTQLDVRKSGYWRALFNRFHEPPVGCVQEASFPFREALPAKELQRAIERKLMRKIASWRTQRKTVWNRFISDHLRSTLISLERDTCLQANTERHAEAFSQMFISYKVNGFPINLPYNNLSTIVAHVKGTGIHLNSEAAVEFALGVHIKDYSCNVYSVWIFLMSLVPRA; translated from the exons ATGCAATCAACCAAAATGAGTGAATCAGTGGGACTAAAATCACCGAAAAAACGACGTGCCAGGCATCGCTATCGCCGTCGTTCATCCGGCAAGCCGACCGTTGGCACCAAACCTCAGTCAAAACCATCTTCACCACCGCCAGTAGCAGCTGCAGATGCGTCTGTACGAGCGGAGCGAGATCATAGGCATAGAAAGGCAAAAGTAGATCCCAGATTTCTGCAGGAAGAGCGCGAGGTAATAGCATCGCTGGAGCGCTTAAAAGTAACGTCCGACGTGGATGGTGCAAATTCAAAACCATCGCTACACGAGATCGACAGAGCCATTCTCTTTTTCACCGATGTATTGCCGGATGAGGAATTCTTCGACGCGGAAGACACAGAACCCGAAGCTGCTCTTCCGATCGGTACAGATGAGGTTCCGCAGAAAACACCTTCCCCGCGGTCATCGTCCTCTAATGAAGCGGATACTCCCACACACCTTGCATCGTCGTACTTCCAAGCCGAAGATGGAACACCGGTGGTTGTACCCTGGAAACTACAAAAGTATACCTTTTGCGATGAGGATCTGCTGTACTATCGACCCGCTGCCACGCTGCCCGAATCCAGAGCCACGCTTGAGCAGGTGTGTGTTATCGACCCGAATGTCGAATCATCGGACATGGAAGGCGACCGTGCTCGCCGCATCGAAAAGCCACCGGTTAGTGTGGCGAACAAGAACCGAATGATGAACCGTTTGCTGGAAGAGGAGCAGGAAGAGTGGTTCGATGCGAGCGGGGAGCTTGTGGATTTCCGGTGCTACATCGAAAGTCAAACACGGGTGCGGGGGTTCTGCAGCAAAACGTTTGTGCCGTTCTTCGTTGAACCCATGCCACTGGCCAAGACGCTGGAGCGTTTACCGATGGAACGTACGGTCAAGATCCTGATCGGTAGGGTACGGTTCGATGCACATCCCTCGCTGGAGGAAGTGGTACGACTGCGGCTGCGAATAGTGGAGCTGTACAAACAGTACTACCGAATCAGGAAGCTGAACAGAAAGGAAGCTTTGCAGGCAAAGCTGGACGAGCTGCGAGACGGTAGTGGAGATGCGGGAGAGGAATTGCAAGAACCGGAAGAACCAGTCGTCTCCTACGAGAAGAAAATGGCCCGCCGAGAGTATAGAAATCTTTTGTATCAAGAGATTCGTACGGAGCGCCATTTGGCCCAACAGATACTGGAGCTTTGGGAGGAGCTGAAAGCAAAGCACCAGGACGGATGCGGGCTGAAGATGTCTGTCAACAGCCAGGACACGGATGAGGACCGTGATGGTAGCGATTGGCAGGATCGATATGAGCTGGAACTGCATGAAACACTGGAAGAAGAGCAGGAACTATACCTGCGCGACAAGCAGGAGTAtaaagcctacctacgcgatCTGGCCCTCGAACATCGCACGGACATCAACGAATCAGTACCTTCAATGCAAAAGCCTAAAAAACCGGATATCagcaaaataaagaaagagtTTCGGGTACTGTTTGATGAGACATTCCGCGCTCCGGGTGAACCATTGGTGGACATTGTATTGCGGCGCGATCAGGAACGGAGATCAGACCCATCCGGGGTTCCTTCCGGTCGAGATcttttgtttaaaatgaaGCTGTTCATTGACGGCAATCACGTGGCATCGACCAAGGCACGCCATTTTGAGACCGATGATCGCACGATGATCGACTTTAACACGTCCTTTTCTGTCAAACTAACGACCAAAATCCCGGAGACGATTGCCCTACATCTGTATGAAAAGAATCGAATGATGATGAAAAGCAAACGAGCGGAACTCTTTCTACCTCTGCCCAGCTCGGAGGAGCTTTACGAGGATGTGGATTTTGTGGACTATCAGTTTTCGTCTGGCAAACCGTACCAGGCGCAGACATACACTAACGGTACGGTTGAGTTGAGGATCGGATGGATGGAGCCCTCGGATGGGAGCTTTCCCAGTCCCAGCCAGCGTCGCACGGTGCCGAAACGGGTCGTCGTGCCAAGGGAACTGTTGCGCCGCTGGATCGACGATCGAGCGTTGGATAGTGAGAACGAACCGAACGCCGGCACTGATGCAGCATTGTTGCGAGCACTGAACGAAACTGAGCCCACCACTTCCCAGGAGCGTGATCGGCGCCGTTCGAAAGATTCCGCCCAAGCTGCGGACGAGTCCGATGAGACAGAGTTTCTTTTCAACGAGGATCTACTTGCCTTTTGCAGCGAAGAAACGATCGAGCAAAATGAACGGCTCAACATGCTGAGCAAACGGTTCCAGTGCAGCCTAAAGTATCGGGACGCTAAATTTATACCGCAAACCGAGCGCGAGTTGGCGGTCGACGGCATCGAGGAGCAGTCGATGAAAATTATCGACGAAACGCTCGGTACGGATCCGATCGATTTGCAGCGGCACCGGGGTAAGCGCCACCTGCAGAAGGTGTACGACACGATCAGCAATCACTGCCGGGTGCTGAACCAGGACAAGGTGAACAATGCAAATTTGCTGGTCGGCGGCGATCAGGTGCCATCGTTCGGTTCGCTCAGCTTGGCATTTTTGGAGATATTCGGTCCGAGACGGCCGCTGAAACCGTCGCGCCGATCGCCGAACAGCCGAGCATCGGTGCGGGTGAGCGACGTGACACGGTTCAAGATTATTGTTACGATCGTGCGTGCGTTCGGTATACCGATGCGCATGGAGGACTATCAGACGGGTGCGGTTGGTAGAAGGAACAGTAACATGTCCTCGTCGAACGGACGATTCT CTTTCCGAACTTCGAACGTACGGCCGTACATAGCAGTGTCGTTGAAGGATCGCATTTTCCGCACCTCGACAGCTGATGGAACAGCGCCAACGTGGAACGAACAACTGGAAGTGCCGCTGGACTGTAGTACTGATCAAATTCGGAAACATCTGCATATTGACCTGTACGATGAGTACATGGAAGATCTGCTCGAGGATGATCGTACCAGACCGACTGAGGTTTACCAGCGTATCTCGAGCCGATGGTTGGGCCAGCTTCGTATCCCAATTAGTACGATCTATCTGAATCAACGG CTGGAAGGAACGTTTGAGATAAAAACACCACCGATTCTTTTTGGCTACGATCGGCAAATGCAAGACCATCCAACGACGGAGCTCGTAGATAACTATGGAAATCCAATTGGACTACTCGGTGGCGGTGTAGGAACTGGCGTGAGTGGTCTGCCAGACATGCGGGAACTAACACACGTGACACTGTTCATCAGTCTGGAGCCACTGATCGAACGACCGAGTCTCGATACGGGCGGTTTGGAGTGTGTAGAGCTGGAGCGTATCAAAACACGCATCTACCTGTGGTATGAAGAGTACCGGCATGAGTTTCCTTCCCGTGCAGTGGTCCCACCGATGGTCACATTGCTCGGTGGAAAGCGTATCTGTGCCACAAGGCTGCTCGGCCCATTGCCGATACCGTTTCCGATAGATGAGCTGGCAGAAACCATGATCCGCCGGTACGTTTCGCTTATTCCCGTGCACTACAGCGTAGATCCGTGCTCACAGTTGAGCGGTGTATGGCTTACCAATAAG GAAATACTTACCATGATGTGTGGCTCGCCGAAAGATCTCGGTGTCCTGCTGGCCTGTTTCTATCTTCAGCTGGGCTACGAGGTGTGGCTCATCTTCGGCAATAGCGTGCTGATGGGCGATACTACCTTTGTGCTGCTTCTGGATGGAGGTGAATTCTTCGTCGTCGATCCGTGCAGTGGCAAGCGGTACAGCTCGACCGACACGTACTGTCCGCTGAATCGGATATATCTGATTGTGGGTCCGGACAATGTGTGGGGCAACATTCAGAAGGAAAACCGTGTCTTTCTCACGCagctcgatgtgcgcaagtcGGGCTACTGGCGTGCGTTGTTCAATCGTTTCCACGAGCCACCGGTTGGGTGTGTGCAGGAGGCTTCCTTTCCGTTTCGCGAGGCACTACCTGCCAAAGAGCTGCAGCGTGCCATCGAACGGAAGCTCATGCGCAAGATTGCCTCGTGGCGTACGCAGAGGAAAACGGTTTGGAATCG ctTCATAAGTGATCATCTACGCAGCACACTGATAAGcttggagcgggacacgtgcTTGCAGGCGAACACGGAACGGCACGCGGAAGCGTTTAGCCAGATGTTCATTTCGTACAAGGTGAATGGGTTTCCCATCAACCTGCCCTACAACAACCTCTCCACCATTGTGGCCCACGTGAAGGGTACCGGCATACACTTAAACTCAGAAGCTGCCGTAGAGTTTGCACTGGGCGTTCACATCAAGGACTATTCGTGCAATGTGTACTCGGTTTGGATTTTCCTGATGTCACTTGTGCCAAGGGCTTAA